One window from the genome of Streptococcus parasanguinis encodes:
- the grpE gene encoding nucleotide exchange factor GrpE, translating into MTEDIKKEDVKEEEVAQTTEEVVEESNQPSELEEAQARAEEFENKYLRAHAEMQNIQRRANEERQQLQKYRSQDLAKAILPSLDNLERALAVEGLTDDVKKGLEMVQESLIHALKEEGIEEIPADGAFDHNYHMAIQTLPADDEHPADTIAQVFQKGYKLHDRILRPAMVVVYN; encoded by the coding sequence TTGACAGAAGATATCAAAAAAGAAGACGTGAAAGAAGAAGAAGTTGCCCAAACAACTGAAGAAGTTGTAGAGGAAAGCAACCAACCTTCTGAATTAGAAGAAGCACAAGCGCGTGCCGAGGAATTTGAAAACAAATACCTTCGTGCTCATGCAGAAATGCAAAACATTCAGCGCCGTGCTAACGAAGAACGTCAACAATTACAAAAATACCGTAGCCAAGATTTGGCAAAAGCGATCTTACCATCACTTGACAACCTCGAACGTGCCCTTGCCGTTGAAGGCTTGACAGATGATGTGAAGAAGGGCTTGGAAATGGTCCAAGAAAGCTTGATTCACGCCCTGAAAGAAGAAGGGATTGAAGAAATTCCAGCAGATGGAGCCTTTGACCATAACTACCACATGGCCATCCAAACCTTACCTGCAGATGACGAGCATCCAGCAGACACCATCGCACAAGTCTTCCAAAAAGGCTACAAACTCCATGACCGCATCCTACGCCCAGCCATGGTAGTAGTATATAACTAG
- the hrcA gene encoding heat-inducible transcriptional repressor HrcA, whose amino-acid sequence MVTERQNEILNLVVDIFTKIREPVGSKALQDVIQSSSATIRNDMAALEKQGLLEKAHTSSGRMPSRAGFQYFVQNSLDLELIDEQDVYQVVKAFDFEAFKLDDILDATAKLLAQMTGYTAVIQDVEPTRQRLTGFEIVPLSNHDALAVLTLDESKPVTVQFAIPKNFLTSDLEIFHQLVQERFIGNTVLDIHYRLRTEIPQIVQRYFKTTDNVLDLFDYVFSQLFQELVFVEGKVSSLTYADLQTYQFLDNPQHVALELRGGMPEDQMTQILVAESQEKALKNVTVISHKFLVPYRGMALMHVIGPVEMDYRRVISLVNVIGRVLVMKLTDYYRYLNSNHYEVN is encoded by the coding sequence ATGGTTACAGAACGTCAAAATGAGATTCTAAATCTTGTCGTCGATATCTTTACCAAGATCCGCGAACCAGTCGGTTCAAAAGCACTGCAAGATGTCATTCAATCTAGTAGTGCGACGATCCGAAATGATATGGCTGCCCTCGAAAAGCAAGGTTTACTAGAAAAAGCCCACACTTCGAGTGGTCGAATGCCCAGCCGAGCTGGTTTTCAATATTTTGTTCAGAACTCGCTGGATCTAGAGTTGATTGATGAGCAAGATGTCTACCAGGTGGTAAAAGCCTTCGATTTCGAAGCCTTTAAGTTAGACGATATCTTGGATGCTACGGCTAAGTTATTGGCCCAGATGACGGGCTACACCGCAGTCATTCAGGATGTTGAGCCGACGCGGCAGCGCTTGACTGGTTTTGAGATTGTTCCCTTATCCAACCACGATGCTTTAGCGGTTCTGACCTTGGATGAATCAAAGCCTGTCACTGTACAATTTGCCATTCCAAAGAATTTCTTAACCAGTGATTTGGAAATTTTCCATCAGCTGGTTCAAGAACGTTTCATTGGAAATACAGTCTTGGATATCCACTACCGCTTGCGGACAGAGATTCCACAGATAGTACAGCGCTATTTTAAGACGACAGACAATGTCTTGGATCTGTTTGATTATGTCTTCTCGCAACTGTTTCAAGAACTGGTCTTTGTAGAAGGAAAGGTTTCATCCTTAACCTACGCCGATCTTCAGACCTATCAGTTCTTAGATAACCCCCAACACGTAGCTCTGGAGTTGCGAGGGGGAATGCCAGAGGACCAAATGACCCAGATTCTGGTTGCTGAATCCCAAGAGAAGGCTTTGAAAAATGTGACCGTGATTAGTCATAAATTCCTGGTTCCTTATCGTGGGATGGCCCTCATGCATGTGATTGGTCCCGTAGAGATGGATTACAGGCGTGTGATTAGCCTGGTCAATGTTATCGGACGGGTACTGGTCATGAAGTTAACGGACTACTACCGTTACCTCAACAGCAACCATTATGAAGTAAATTAA
- a CDS encoding M15 family metallopeptidase codes for MAMTNKYRRARKKRKKWWPYLLSFFLLVVLGSGIGAYLAKPSLFSGLQFWKAKKTAVTTPSSSKKKKEKSDLPAVSTKDWQLILVNRDNVKPELNPQLTDVDAIKVDSRIVEPTRQFLEAARKIAPEETLISGYRSVAEQTELYNERVSQLEASGLSHEEAEKQVQTQVQVPGASEHQTGLAIDMSVEAGQSDELGLQLAAIAPQYGFVLRYPDGKSNITGVNFENWHFRYVGVENAQYMAKHQLVLEEYIQLLKKAGK; via the coding sequence ATGGCCATGACAAATAAGTATAGACGCGCAAGAAAAAAACGTAAGAAATGGTGGCCCTACCTATTGAGTTTCTTTCTTCTTGTGGTCCTTGGATCAGGAATTGGTGCTTACTTGGCTAAACCAAGCTTGTTTTCAGGGCTTCAGTTTTGGAAGGCAAAAAAAACAGCTGTAACGACTCCCTCTTCTTCTAAGAAAAAGAAAGAAAAATCAGATTTACCAGCTGTTTCGACAAAAGACTGGCAGTTGATCTTGGTCAATCGTGACAATGTGAAGCCAGAGTTGAACCCGCAATTGACAGATGTGGATGCTATCAAAGTGGATAGTCGGATTGTAGAACCAACTCGTCAATTTTTAGAAGCGGCTCGAAAAATTGCCCCAGAAGAAACCTTGATATCAGGCTATCGAAGTGTGGCCGAGCAAACAGAGCTCTATAATGAACGTGTTTCGCAACTAGAGGCTAGCGGCCTTTCGCACGAAGAAGCTGAAAAGCAGGTACAGACCCAGGTACAGGTTCCTGGTGCTAGTGAACACCAGACGGGGCTTGCGATCGATATGAGTGTCGAAGCTGGTCAAAGTGATGAGTTGGGCTTGCAGCTGGCTGCCATCGCACCGCAATATGGCTTTGTCCTTCGTTACCCAGATGGGAAGAGCAACATCACAGGTGTAAATTTTGAGAATTGGCATTTCCGTTATGTTGGCGTAGAAAATGCCCAGTATATGGCCAAACATCAGCTAGTATTGGAAGAATATATTCAACTATTGAAAAAGGCTGGAAAATAG
- a CDS encoding histidine phosphatase family protein, with product MTKTRLYIARHGKTMFNTIGRAQGWSDTPLTEAGERGIRELGLGLKEAGLSFEEAVSSDSGRTIQTMGIILQELGLTGKTPYHYDKRIREWCFGSFDGAYDGELFMGVLPRVFKVDDFHRLSLMELAEGIVEVDTTGWAESWSALSGRILEGFEAIAKEVEAAGGGNAIVVSHGMTITTLIYLIDPKAVEELVLDNGSVTVLAYEDGAFHIEKIGDLSYRKVGAKLLEDGHDK from the coding sequence ATGACAAAAACCAGATTATATATTGCTCGTCATGGAAAAACCATGTTTAATACCATTGGGCGAGCACAGGGCTGGTCAGACACTCCGCTGACAGAAGCAGGAGAGCGTGGGATTCGAGAACTCGGTCTTGGTCTCAAGGAAGCTGGCCTTTCTTTTGAAGAGGCTGTTTCGAGTGATTCTGGACGCACCATTCAAACCATGGGGATTATTCTTCAAGAACTCGGTCTGACAGGGAAAACCCCTTATCATTATGACAAACGGATCCGCGAGTGGTGTTTTGGTAGCTTCGACGGTGCCTATGATGGCGAGCTCTTTATGGGGGTTTTACCCCGTGTCTTTAAGGTCGATGATTTCCATCGGTTGAGTTTAATGGAGTTGGCAGAAGGGATCGTTGAAGTGGATACCACGGGTTGGGCTGAATCCTGGAGCGCCTTGAGTGGCCGAATCTTAGAAGGATTTGAAGCTATTGCAAAAGAGGTAGAAGCAGCTGGTGGTGGGAATGCGATTGTTGTCAGCCACGGCATGACCATTACGACTTTGATTTATCTCATCGATCCGAAAGCAGTCGAAGAATTGGTCTTGGACAACGGAAGTGTAACGGTTTTGGCCTATGAGGATGGCGCCTTTCATATTGAAAAGATTGGAGATCTGTCCTATCGTAAGGTTGGAGCAAAACTCTTAGAGGATGGCCATGACAAATAA
- a CDS encoding histidine phosphatase family protein has protein sequence MAKTRLFVIRHGRTMFNTIGRAQGWSDTPLTAEGERGIQALGIGLRESGLEFTRAYSSDSGRAIQTMGIILDELGLKDQIPYRFDKRIREWCFGSFDGAYGGELFHGVVPRVLDVEDYKTLTLEDLANGICQVDTADWAEPWEVLKGRILEGFEAIAKEVEENGGGNALVVSHSWTIQTLVCLIEGKPNLNLPLSNGSVTLVEYEDGKLTVKGVGDSSYREVGESLQES, from the coding sequence ATGGCTAAAACAAGATTATTTGTGATTCGTCATGGGAGAACCATGTTTAATACCATTGGCCGTGCTCAAGGCTGGTCCGATACACCCTTGACAGCAGAAGGAGAACGAGGGATTCAAGCTCTAGGAATCGGCTTGCGTGAGTCCGGTTTGGAGTTTACTCGAGCTTATTCCAGTGATTCAGGCCGTGCCATTCAGACTATGGGGATCATTCTCGATGAATTGGGCTTGAAAGACCAGATTCCTTATCGCTTTGACAAACGGATCCGCGAGTGGTGTTTTGGTAGCTTTGATGGGGCCTACGGTGGGGAGCTCTTTCACGGTGTCGTGCCGCGCGTGCTAGATGTAGAAGACTATAAGACCTTGACCTTGGAAGACTTGGCCAATGGCATCTGCCAAGTGGACACAGCAGATTGGGCTGAACCTTGGGAAGTTTTGAAAGGCCGAATCCTAGAAGGTTTTGAAGCTATTGCCAAAGAAGTGGAAGAAAATGGTGGAGGCAATGCCTTGGTGGTCAGCCATAGTTGGACCATTCAGACCTTGGTCTGCTTGATCGAAGGAAAACCAAATCTTAATCTGCCTCTTTCAAACGGTAGTGTTACCCTTGTAGAATATGAAGATGGAAAATTGACGGTTAAGGGGGTTGGAGATAGCAGTTACCGTGAGGTCGGTGAAAGCTTGCAAGAATCCTAG
- a CDS encoding PFL family protein yields the protein MDIKQVTETIAMIEEQNFDVRTITMGISLLDCIDPDIEKAAEKVYNKIVKKAKDLVAVGDEIAAELGIPIVNKRVSVTPISIIGAATNATDYVPFAKALDRAAKEVGVNFIGGFSALVQKGYQKGDEILINSIPRALAETDFVCSSVNIGSTKTGINMTAVRDMGRIIKEASQADPMGPGKLVVFANAVEDNPFMAGAFHGVGEADVVINVGVSGPGVVQRAIEKVPGASFDVLAETVKKTAFKITRVGQLVGQMASERLGVEFGIVDLSLAPTPAVGDSVARVLEAMGLEVVGTHGTTAALALLNDQVKKGGIMACNQVGGLSGAFIPVSEDEGMIAAVQSGHINLEKLEAMTAICSVGLDMIAIPADTPDTTIAAMIADEAAIGVINQKTTAVRIIPYGKEGDMLELGGLLGSAPVMKVNKASSADFIARGGQIPAPVHSFKN from the coding sequence ATGGACATTAAACAGGTAACAGAAACCATTGCCATGATTGAGGAGCAGAACTTCGATGTTCGGACTATCACCATGGGGATTTCGCTTCTAGATTGTATTGATCCGGATATCGAAAAGGCGGCAGAAAAAGTCTACAATAAGATTGTGAAAAAGGCTAAAGACTTAGTGGCTGTTGGGGATGAGATTGCGGCAGAACTTGGTATTCCCATTGTGAATAAGCGGGTTTCGGTCACTCCGATTTCTATTATCGGGGCAGCAACCAATGCGACAGATTATGTACCCTTTGCCAAGGCACTAGATCGTGCGGCCAAAGAAGTTGGGGTCAACTTTATCGGTGGCTTCTCAGCTCTGGTTCAAAAAGGCTACCAAAAAGGGGATGAGATCCTCATTAATTCCATTCCTCGTGCCCTTGCGGAGACAGATTTTGTCTGCTCTTCAGTCAATATCGGATCGACCAAGACAGGGATCAATATGACCGCTGTCCGAGACATGGGGCGCATCATTAAAGAAGCTTCCCAAGCAGATCCAATGGGACCAGGTAAACTCGTGGTCTTTGCCAATGCGGTAGAAGACAATCCCTTTATGGCGGGTGCCTTCCACGGTGTCGGTGAAGCGGATGTCGTCATCAACGTTGGGGTTTCAGGACCAGGTGTCGTCCAACGGGCGATCGAAAAAGTTCCAGGCGCTAGCTTTGATGTATTGGCTGAAACAGTCAAGAAGACAGCTTTCAAGATTACCCGTGTTGGGCAATTAGTGGGTCAAATGGCTAGTGAACGTCTCGGTGTTGAGTTTGGGATTGTAGACTTGTCTCTCGCGCCAACACCAGCTGTTGGGGATTCGGTTGCCCGTGTCCTTGAAGCCATGGGGCTTGAAGTAGTAGGAACCCACGGAACAACAGCAGCACTAGCTTTGCTCAATGACCAAGTGAAAAAAGGCGGGATCATGGCTTGTAACCAAGTCGGTGGGTTGTCAGGTGCCTTCATTCCGGTCTCAGAAGACGAAGGGATGATTGCGGCGGTTCAATCCGGTCATATCAACTTGGAAAAATTGGAAGCCATGACAGCTATCTGCTCCGTCGGTCTAGATATGATTGCCATCCCAGCTGATACTCCAGATACAACCATTGCGGCCATGATCGCCGACGAAGCAGCTATCGGGGTCATTAACCAAAAGACAACAGCCGTTCGGATCATTCCTTATGGAAAAGAAGGCGATATGTTAGAGCTCGGTGGACTTCTTGGATCTGCTCCGGTAATGAAGGTCAACAAAGCTTCATCAGCTGATTTCATTGCCCGTGGTGGTCAAATTCCAGCTCCGGTTCATAGCTTTAAAAACTAA
- a CDS encoding ACT domain-containing protein has protein sequence MKAIITVVGKDQKGIVAGVATKVAELGLNIDDISQTVLDEYFTMMAVVSSDEKKDFTQLRSELEEFGQSLHVKINIQSAAIFDAMHNL, from the coding sequence ATGAAAGCAATTATTACAGTCGTTGGTAAAGACCAAAAAGGAATCGTAGCGGGTGTTGCAACGAAAGTGGCAGAATTAGGACTCAATATCGATGATATCTCTCAAACCGTATTGGATGAATACTTTACCATGATGGCGGTTGTATCGTCAGATGAGAAAAAAGATTTCACACAGCTTCGTTCAGAGTTGGAAGAATTCGGTCAGTCTCTGCATGTGAAAATCAATATCCAAAGCGCAGCGATTTTTGATGCTATGCACAATTTGTAA
- a CDS encoding VanZ family protein: MGYISTIKTAVQLFPFLAFLLTLPYMILNYRKYGSVNKLRVLIFYSFMLYLMTVYLLVILPLPDPSKIHTNYSEMVNLHPFAFVVDFFQESPFDLAQTGTWIQALKHPTFYVPAFNVLMLIPFGMYLRYYFKCGFKKTILLTALFSLFLELTQLSGLYFLYPGPYRLADVDDIIQNTTGGGVGYLLGWFLVWLLPTRDEIDEHSFRVGTRVSGFRTGLAFLIDFVMLSLLYAVIERLETIPYVAVLAVYFGLIPLWRGKTLGMALLKFRLHFDKQKWLRTIWWGILVVGYFYLIPQGLFYLISLLNSDLTDNSLLTLSMILLLFFVVLLYLILTLAIILLNRRFLFDRLAGAEYESTVRVKKELLKDETESSK; the protein is encoded by the coding sequence ATGGGGTATATCTCTACGATCAAAACAGCTGTTCAGCTCTTTCCTTTTCTGGCATTTTTGCTGACCTTGCCCTACATGATTTTGAATTATCGAAAATATGGTTCGGTCAATAAACTGCGGGTGCTGATTTTCTATTCTTTTATGCTTTACTTGATGACGGTCTATCTCTTGGTGATCTTGCCTCTGCCGGATCCAAGTAAGATTCATACTAACTACTCGGAAATGGTCAATCTCCATCCCTTTGCTTTTGTAGTGGATTTTTTCCAGGAGAGCCCCTTTGATTTAGCGCAGACTGGTACATGGATTCAAGCCCTTAAGCATCCAACTTTTTATGTGCCTGCCTTTAATGTTCTGATGTTGATTCCTTTTGGGATGTATCTACGCTATTATTTCAAGTGTGGTTTTAAGAAAACGATTCTCCTGACAGCCCTCTTTAGTCTCTTTTTGGAGCTGACCCAGTTATCAGGTCTCTACTTTCTATATCCGGGTCCTTACCGCCTAGCAGATGTCGATGATATTATTCAAAATACCACTGGTGGTGGAGTGGGTTATCTGCTTGGTTGGTTCCTGGTTTGGTTATTGCCGACACGAGATGAAATTGACGAACATTCTTTCCGAGTAGGAACCAGAGTATCTGGTTTCCGGACGGGTCTTGCCTTCTTGATCGACTTTGTGATGCTATCCTTGCTTTACGCGGTAATCGAGCGTTTAGAGACGATTCCTTATGTAGCGGTTTTGGCTGTTTATTTTGGTTTGATTCCCTTGTGGCGGGGCAAAACCTTGGGAATGGCTTTATTGAAATTCCGCTTGCATTTTGACAAGCAAAAATGGCTTCGCACCATCTGGTGGGGAATCCTGGTAGTAGGTTATTTCTATCTGATTCCTCAAGGGTTGTTCTATTTGATTTCGCTCTTGAATAGCGATTTGACGGACAATTCTCTCTTAACCCTGTCCATGATTTTATTGCTCTTCTTTGTGGTTTTATTGTACCTGATTCTCACTCTTGCCATTATCTTGCTTAATCGTCGCTTTCTGTTTGACCGTCTAGCTGGGGCTGAGTATGAGAGTACGGTGCGCGTGAAGAAAGAGCTCTTAAAAGATGAAACTGAATCGTCAAAATAG
- a CDS encoding rhomboid family intramembrane serine protease, whose amino-acid sequence MERILTTYPVISTLALICLSLGLLTSFYGDAMYYDLLAFHSKPVYGWQYVSGTLMHGSKGAPIWFLWVHLLLNGLMILPFGGLLERKRGSRQVLIVFVTATVLSSIVFHFLTQEQDIQATGISAVGYAFVTGGVMILPNVWKEFSRTVKWLYLFLIFLSGLMLLPVITGWISTLLHLSGIVSYLLVFIGSKGLKGRS is encoded by the coding sequence ATGGAAAGAATCCTTACAACCTACCCTGTTATCAGTACTTTAGCTCTAATCTGTTTATCGCTCGGTCTATTGACTTCCTTTTATGGGGATGCTATGTATTATGACCTATTGGCTTTTCATTCAAAGCCGGTGTATGGTTGGCAATATGTTAGTGGGACCCTGATGCACGGTAGTAAAGGAGCCCCTATCTGGTTTTTATGGGTCCATTTGTTGTTAAATGGACTCATGATCCTTCCCTTCGGAGGACTGCTAGAAAGAAAAAGAGGCTCCAGACAAGTCTTAATCGTTTTTGTGACGGCGACAGTCCTCTCTTCCATCGTTTTTCACTTTTTAACCCAGGAGCAGGACATTCAGGCAACAGGGATCTCTGCTGTAGGATACGCCTTTGTGACCGGAGGGGTTATGATCCTGCCAAACGTGTGGAAAGAATTTTCACGTACCGTAAAATGGCTTTATCTATTCTTGATTTTTCTATCTGGCCTCATGCTCTTACCAGTAATCACCGGATGGATATCAACACTATTGCATCTTTCAGGGATTGTGAGTTATCTATTGGTCTTTATCGGAAGTAAAGGATTGAAGGGGAGGAGCTAA
- a CDS encoding CsbD family protein, whose amino-acid sequence MSLEEKLNQVKGSVKEGFGKLTGDKKTEAEGTAEKVASKAKEVAEDAKEAVEGAIKGVKNIFHKEDK is encoded by the coding sequence ATGTCATTAGAAGAAAAATTGAACCAAGTAAAAGGCTCTGTTAAAGAAGGCTTCGGTAAATTAACCGGCGATAAAAAAACAGAAGCTGAAGGCACTGCTGAAAAAGTTGCTTCAAAAGCAAAAGAAGTTGCTGAAGATGCAAAAGAAGCTGTTGAAGGAGCTATCAAGGGCGTTAAAAATATCTTTCATAAAGAAGACAAATAG
- a CDS encoding ABC transporter permease, with the protein MFRIKVIFRLLHFGFKSDMNFHFDFFCGLFSSILWIGLPIVFFRLIFLNIDSFNGWDYYQILFLVGSYTIVDGVMMGLLIRSMGILESDILSGNLDQILLRPFDTQLFYIFRSFNLVQFVNTFFGLAIIFISYGNLNVHLNSLKILFYILSLMCGCIIYYSIWFLITISSFWFPTKFSKVDVFLNYIGISKYPYNIFTGINRLITMLFVPNLLIANPAVLIFLGKDTLNLFFYQIVFTVFLIIISRTIFRKGLKKYESAGR; encoded by the coding sequence ATGTTTAGAATAAAAGTAATTTTTAGGCTACTTCATTTTGGTTTTAAATCTGATATGAATTTTCATTTTGACTTCTTTTGTGGTCTATTTTCGTCGATACTGTGGATTGGTTTACCTATTGTATTTTTTAGATTGATTTTCTTAAACATAGACTCTTTTAATGGTTGGGACTATTATCAAATTTTATTTTTGGTAGGTTCCTACACTATTGTAGATGGAGTTATGATGGGATTGTTAATTAGAAGTATGGGAATTTTAGAATCAGATATTTTGAGTGGTAACTTGGATCAAATTTTATTGAGGCCGTTTGATACTCAGTTGTTCTATATTTTTAGATCATTTAATTTAGTTCAATTCGTGAATACTTTTTTTGGTCTTGCGATCATTTTTATAAGTTATGGAAATTTAAATGTACATTTAAATTCATTAAAAATATTATTTTATATCCTTTCTTTAATGTGTGGTTGTATTATATATTATTCAATTTGGTTTCTAATAACGATTAGTTCATTTTGGTTCCCAACTAAATTTTCAAAAGTAGATGTATTTTTGAATTATATTGGAATTTCTAAGTATCCATATAATATTTTTACAGGTATTAACAGATTGATCACTATGTTATTTGTTCCCAATTTATTAATTGCCAATCCTGCAGTATTAATATTTTTAGGGAAAGATACATTGAACCTATTTTTCTATCAAATAGTTTTTACAGTTTTTTTGATTATTATCAGTCGTACAATTTTTAGAAAAGGATTGAAAAAATATGAAAGTGCAGGAAGATAA
- a CDS encoding ABC transporter permease, with product MKKEMSIILISFRSILNYKSSVLLLMLQASIQIMISVFLWTYIYQSNQINIAGYDFTSMVQYYLGTIIFSYFVFYPVDWEINDDVHSGNFFSILIKPVTFYKYYFCKMLGDRLAHLLFIIIPVILFSSVYYKNKLLTIEILILGSIAIILSMVLWFLISCCVGMLSFWLENIFFVLTVKEIVIQFLSGILLPLSFFSNNFRLFLDVLPFKYLVYEPLQMFSNDTYKLIDYLRIICIQLIWCIIFYIISRFILRKGVEHFSNVGG from the coding sequence TTGAAAAAAGAAATGTCTATTATTCTGATATCATTTCGATCTATTTTGAACTATAAATCAAGTGTACTATTGTTAATGTTACAGGCAAGTATACAAATTATGATATCAGTATTTTTATGGACGTATATATATCAGAGTAACCAGATAAATATAGCAGGATATGATTTTACCTCAATGGTTCAATACTATTTGGGGACTATAATTTTTTCATATTTTGTTTTTTATCCAGTTGATTGGGAAATCAATGACGATGTTCATTCAGGAAATTTTTTTAGCATATTAATAAAACCTGTTACTTTTTATAAGTATTATTTTTGTAAAATGCTTGGAGATAGGCTTGCTCATTTATTATTTATCATCATTCCTGTCATTTTATTCTCCAGTGTTTATTACAAGAATAAGTTATTAACCATTGAAATTCTTATTTTAGGAAGTATTGCAATTATTCTATCTATGGTTCTATGGTTTTTAATATCATGTTGTGTAGGTATGCTTTCTTTTTGGTTAGAAAATATATTTTTTGTCCTTACTGTTAAAGAAATAGTAATTCAGTTTTTATCAGGAATATTATTGCCTTTAAGTTTTTTTTCAAATAATTTTCGTCTGTTTTTAGATGTATTACCTTTTAAATACTTAGTATATGAACCGCTTCAGATGTTTAGTAATGATACATATAAATTAATAGACTATTTGAGAATTATTTGTATTCAATTGATTTGGTGCATCATTTTTTATATTATATCAAGATTCATATTGAGAAAAGGAGTGGAGCACTTCTCAAATGTGGGAGGATAA
- a CDS encoding ABC transporter ATP-binding protein, producing the protein MSEIVINAQNLSKNFYNFDSRLPFIKRFLKRNQITIRAVQDISFTIKRGSIVGFIGSNGAGKSTTIKMLTGTLYPSSGKLEVNGEIPFKRSINFRKKISIVVGNKLQLFQDVSAMDYFQLIGTLYEVEPAILQERIQELSNLLNVKDQLYQQVRTLSLGQKMKMEFIAASLTSPEILFLDEPTIGLDIQSKKDIRTFLKKMNEECHTTIILTSHDMDDISSVCDELIVIDKGKIILQESMDVILSKFSDFKYLKIKMTLDLVPELCSVKGVVVISQTKSECILKIPRDFVFETLESINKLVDIEDFEISNLSLEEIILQNYFTKKEHN; encoded by the coding sequence ATGAGTGAAATAGTTATTAATGCTCAGAATTTATCTAAAAATTTTTATAATTTTGATTCAAGACTCCCATTTATCAAGAGATTTTTGAAACGTAATCAAATAACGATTCGAGCTGTTCAAGATATTAGTTTTACGATTAAGAGAGGGAGTATAGTTGGCTTTATTGGGAGTAATGGAGCTGGTAAATCCACAACGATTAAAATGTTGACTGGGACTCTTTATCCTAGTTCCGGAAAATTAGAAGTGAATGGAGAAATTCCATTTAAAAGAAGTATAAATTTTAGAAAAAAAATTTCAATAGTAGTAGGAAATAAATTACAGTTATTTCAAGATGTTTCGGCTATGGATTATTTTCAATTGATTGGTACTTTATATGAGGTAGAACCGGCGATTTTACAAGAACGAATTCAGGAATTAAGCAATTTGTTGAATGTAAAAGATCAGCTTTACCAGCAGGTCCGGACCCTCTCTCTTGGACAAAAAATGAAAATGGAGTTTATCGCGGCATCTTTAACAAGTCCGGAAATATTATTTTTAGACGAGCCTACTATAGGGTTAGATATACAGTCTAAAAAAGATATCAGAACATTTTTAAAGAAAATGAATGAAGAATGTCATACTACTATTATTTTAACGAGTCATGATATGGATGATATTTCGTCTGTTTGTGACGAATTAATCGTCATTGACAAAGGAAAAATTATTTTGCAGGAGTCAATGGATGTTATTTTATCTAAATTTTCTGATTTTAAATATTTAAAGATAAAAATGACATTAGATTTGGTACCAGAGTTATGCTCTGTTAAAGGAGTAGTAGTCATTTCTCAAACAAAATCGGAATGTATACTAAAAATACCTAGAGATTTTGTCTTTGAGACATTAGAATCAATCAATAAGCTTGTAGATATAGAAGATTTTGAAATATCAAATCTTTCTTTAGAAGAAATTATTTTACAAAACTATTTTACAAAAAAGGAGCACAATTGA
- the cadX gene encoding Cd(II)/Zn(II)-sensing metalloregulatory transcriptional regulator CadX, whose amino-acid sequence MKKDSICQVDVINQQNVTTATNYLEKEKVQKSLRILSKFTDNKQINIIFYLLAVEELCVCDIACLLNLSMASASHHLRKLANQNILDTRREGKIIYYFIKDEEIKDFFNQLG is encoded by the coding sequence ATGAAAAAAGATAGTATCTGTCAAGTGGATGTTATAAATCAACAAAATGTTACAACCGCAACGAACTACCTTGAAAAGGAAAAAGTCCAAAAATCACTTCGCATTTTATCAAAATTTACCGATAATAAACAGATAAATATCATCTTTTATCTCCTTGCCGTCGAAGAACTCTGTGTCTGCGATATAGCCTGTTTACTAAATCTCAGTATGGCATCTGCCTCCCACCATCTTCGTAAACTAGCCAATCAAAACATCTTGGATACTAGAAGAGAGGGGAAAATTATATATTATTTTATAAAAGATGAGGAAATCAAAGACTTTTTTAATCAACTAGGATAA